In Nitrospira sp., one DNA window encodes the following:
- a CDS encoding nitrate oxidoreductase subunit beta translates to MPEVYNWQLGRKMLYPYEERHPKWQFAFVFNINRCLACQTCSMADKSTWLFSKGQEYMWWNNVETKPYGGYPQFYDVKITQLIEQVNPGGQVWNVRVGRKHHAPYGVFEGMTIFDAGAKVGQAAIGYIPTDQEWRFVNIYEDTATSMRALVEGIDKTGFSRDEPWKMTGSSLPEHETFFFYLQRICNHCTYPGCLAACPRKAIYKRPEDGIVLIDQNRCRGYKKCVEQCPYKKPMYRGTTRVSEKCIACYPRIEGKDPLTGGEPMETRCMAACVGKIRMQSLVRIGEDGLWAEDRWHPLYYAIRVEQVALPLYPQWGTEPNGYYIPPRHSPRGYARQMFGPGVDNAIEKYLVPSRELLAVLQLWRASQQIIFRYDVIPGPKVFETQIHGKRFEMYNDTVLGFNKSGKEVARIQVEEPIYIRPAERVTWL, encoded by the coding sequence GGCATCCGAAGTGGCAGTTTGCCTTTGTGTTCAACATCAATCGCTGTTTGGCCTGTCAAACCTGTAGCATGGCCGATAAATCGACCTGGCTCTTCTCCAAAGGCCAGGAATACATGTGGTGGAACAACGTGGAGACCAAACCCTACGGCGGGTATCCCCAGTTCTACGACGTGAAGATCACGCAGCTGATCGAACAGGTCAATCCGGGTGGGCAGGTCTGGAACGTCCGGGTCGGACGGAAACACCATGCCCCCTACGGCGTGTTCGAAGGGATGACGATTTTCGATGCCGGGGCCAAGGTGGGCCAGGCCGCGATCGGCTATATTCCGACGGACCAGGAATGGCGGTTCGTCAATATCTATGAAGACACGGCCACCTCGATGCGCGCCCTGGTCGAGGGCATCGACAAGACCGGCTTCTCTCGGGATGAACCCTGGAAAATGACCGGCAGCAGCCTCCCGGAACATGAGACCTTCTTCTTCTATCTCCAACGCATTTGCAATCACTGCACCTATCCCGGTTGCTTGGCGGCCTGCCCGCGCAAGGCGATCTACAAGCGGCCGGAAGACGGGATCGTCCTGATCGACCAGAATCGCTGCCGGGGATATAAGAAATGTGTCGAGCAATGTCCCTATAAAAAACCTATGTATCGGGGGACGACGCGGGTCAGCGAGAAGTGTATCGCCTGTTATCCTCGAATCGAAGGGAAGGATCCGCTCACCGGCGGCGAACCGATGGAAACGCGCTGCATGGCGGCCTGCGTGGGCAAGATCCGGATGCAGAGCCTGGTGCGGATCGGCGAGGATGGGCTCTGGGCCGAAGACCGGTGGCATCCGCTCTACTATGCCATCCGGGTCGAGCAAGTGGCTTTGCCGCTGTATCCGCAGTGGGGGACCGAGCCCAATGGGTACTACATCCCGCCCCGGCATTCCCCCCGTGGCTATGCCCGGCAGATGTTTGGGCCTGGTGTGGACAATGCCATTGAAAAGTATCTGGTGCCGAGTCGGGAACTGTTGGCTGTACTCCAGCTCTGGCGCGCCAGCCAGCAGATCATCTTCCGGTACGATGTCATTCCGGGGCCGAAAGTCTTCGAAACCCAGATTCACGGGAAGCGGTTCGAGATGTACAACGATACGGTGTTGGGCTTCAATAAGTCGGGGAAAGAAGTGGCCCGCATTCAAGTCGAAGAGCCCATCTATATCCGGCCGGCCGAACGGGTGACCTGGCTGTAG
- the istB gene encoding IS21-like element helper ATPase IstB, with protein sequence MNAAQLERLRDQLTRLRLLKSRERLEALLQEAAVKELPYADFLDQVLGEEVASKTAKNIAMRTSLARFPFVKSLEVFDFSYQPSLDKKQIQQVATCHFIEHGENVVILGPPGVGKSHLAIGLGLQAIAQGYRVLFTTAAAMIATLTRALTENRLEDKLKLYTIPRLLIIDEIGYLPIDRTGANLFFQLISRRYEKGPMILTSNQSFGAWGEVFGDRVLATAILDRVLHHAITINIRGHSYRLKEKLKAGLVRVEEASTTT encoded by the coding sequence ATGAACGCGGCGCAACTGGAACGGCTCCGTGACCAACTCACGCGCCTACGGCTCTTGAAGAGTCGGGAGCGGCTGGAGGCCCTCTTACAAGAAGCGGCCGTCAAGGAGCTGCCCTATGCCGACTTCCTCGACCAGGTGCTCGGCGAAGAAGTCGCGTCCAAGACCGCGAAGAACATTGCGATGCGGACGAGTTTGGCGCGATTTCCATTCGTCAAGAGTCTGGAGGTCTTCGACTTCAGCTACCAGCCTTCGTTGGATAAGAAGCAGATTCAGCAGGTGGCGACCTGCCACTTCATCGAGCACGGCGAGAATGTCGTGATCTTGGGGCCGCCCGGTGTGGGCAAAAGCCACCTGGCCATCGGGCTAGGGCTGCAAGCCATTGCCCAGGGCTATCGGGTGTTGTTCACGACAGCCGCCGCCATGATCGCTACGCTGACTCGGGCGCTCACGGAGAATCGGCTGGAGGACAAGCTGAAGCTCTATACCATTCCCCGGTTGCTGATCATTGATGAGATCGGCTATCTGCCCATTGACCGCACCGGGGCCAACTTGTTCTTTCAGCTCATCTCACGCCGCTATGAGAAGGGGCCGATGATTTTGACCAGTAACCAGAGTTTCGGGGCTTGGGGCGAGGTGTTTGGCGACCGGGTGCTGGCGACTGCGATCCTGGATCGGGTGCTCCACCACGCGATCACCATCAACATCCGGGGCCATTCCTACCGGCTGAAGGAGAAACTCAAAGCCGGACTTGTGCGGGTCGAAGAAGCGTCAACGACAACCTAA
- a CDS encoding IS3 family transposase, whose translation MRTLRLHYPLSLLCRVLEVSRSGYYAWQHRRPSKRAQENVRLEVAIQAAHVRTRHTYGPERLQAELRADGFPAGIGRIKRLRKKLSLRCKQVRRFTCQGSSKLPQLWSSKIPHPVRLSLTLLRPAQVRL comes from the coding sequence ATGAGGACGCTGCGTCTCCACTACCCGCTGAGTCTGTTGTGTCGAGTGCTGGAGGTATCCCGAAGCGGCTACTATGCCTGGCAGCATCGGCGGCCGTCGAAACGCGCCCAGGAGAATGTGCGGCTAGAAGTGGCGATCCAAGCTGCCCATGTGCGCACCCGGCACACGTATGGCCCGGAGCGCCTCCAGGCGGAATTGCGTGCGGACGGCTTCCCCGCCGGGATTGGGCGCATCAAGCGGCTACGCAAGAAACTGAGCCTCCGTTGCAAGCAGGTGCGCCGGTTCACGTGTCAAGGGTCATCCAAATTGCCCCAGTTATGGTCATCGAAAATTCCCCACCCCGTTAGGTTGTCGTTGACGCTTCTTCGACCCGCACAAGTCCGGCTTTGA
- a CDS encoding glutamine synthetase family protein, translating into MTSKTAAELKSFLEIPYEELEEMNVQAAERAEKTGAKDLEQEYTVWLEKEKHIKAVTLCFSDIEGRLHMLDYDKKFLLGSLGNLTFDGSSIRGFTPQHESDLRLAVDWSSIRYFPADVIGAGKVIFFASVLNSDRTPYHSDFRGMLKSFTEHLKKKEGMTAYAACEIEGFLVEGPNAEQRYREQGLKLISTGGYYHSLPMDPLRQFIDKSAEAQRALGFKNEKDHPEVAPSQFEMNFSYADAVRAADQVQLYKLICRQVARSMGHTATFLPKPFVGINGSGMHTNFSLSKNGKNMFYDAKGKDGLSDLAWDFILKLLNHAPEICLVFNPSVNAYRRLDPHFEAPNQIKVSAIDRGSMIRIPMANEKTARIELRSVAPDANPYLVLYTMLKTGLEGERLEQDQTTGVRGGFLPGNINDAIALFNESKFIATILGDDSKKKYASFKQLVADRTSKELGTIVKASEVLFHHEVTNQMLWNQF; encoded by the coding sequence ATGACTTCAAAGACAGCGGCCGAGCTGAAGAGTTTTCTCGAGATTCCGTATGAGGAACTCGAAGAGATGAATGTCCAGGCGGCGGAGCGCGCCGAGAAGACCGGGGCAAAGGATCTTGAACAGGAATATACGGTCTGGCTAGAAAAGGAAAAGCACATCAAAGCCGTCACCTTGTGCTTCTCAGATATCGAGGGGCGCCTTCACATGCTCGATTACGACAAGAAGTTCCTGCTGGGCTCGTTGGGAAATCTGACGTTCGATGGATCGTCCATCAGGGGATTCACGCCGCAACATGAGTCGGACCTGCGCCTTGCCGTCGACTGGTCGTCTATCCGCTACTTTCCCGCCGATGTGATCGGAGCAGGGAAAGTGATTTTCTTCGCGTCGGTTTTGAACAGCGATCGGACGCCATATCACAGCGACTTTCGTGGCATGTTGAAATCATTCACGGAGCACCTCAAGAAAAAGGAAGGCATGACGGCCTATGCCGCCTGTGAAATCGAAGGCTTTCTGGTGGAAGGGCCGAACGCCGAGCAACGGTACCGCGAACAGGGGTTGAAGCTCATCTCAACCGGCGGGTACTACCACTCGCTCCCGATGGATCCGCTTCGCCAGTTCATCGACAAGTCGGCGGAAGCCCAGCGGGCGTTGGGCTTCAAGAACGAGAAAGATCATCCGGAAGTCGCGCCCTCGCAGTTTGAAATGAACTTTTCCTATGCTGATGCGGTGCGCGCAGCCGATCAGGTGCAACTGTACAAGCTGATCTGTCGTCAAGTGGCCCGCTCCATGGGACACACCGCGACGTTCCTCCCGAAGCCGTTCGTCGGGATCAACGGGTCCGGCATGCACACCAACTTCTCCTTGAGCAAGAACGGCAAGAATATGTTCTACGATGCGAAGGGGAAAGACGGCCTCTCCGATCTGGCGTGGGACTTCATCCTCAAGCTGCTGAATCATGCGCCTGAGATCTGTCTTGTGTTCAATCCCTCGGTAAATGCCTATCGCCGGCTCGATCCGCACTTTGAAGCACCGAACCAGATCAAGGTCTCGGCGATCGATCGCGGCTCCATGATCCGCATCCCGATGGCCAACGAGAAAACGGCGCGCATCGAATTGCGTTCGGTCGCTCCCGATGCGAACCCGTACCTCGTGCTGTACACCATGCTCAAGACCGGTTTGGAAGGGGAGCGTTTGGAACAGGACCAGACAACCGGCGTGCGCGGTGGATTCCTTCCAGGCAACATCAATGATGCGATTGCGCTGTTCAACGAGTCGAAATTTATCGCCACAATTCTCGGCGACGACAGTAAGAAGAAGTATGCGAGCTTCAAGCAATTGGTGGCGGATCGAACTTCGAAGGAGCTCGGGACGATCGTGAAGGCTTCGGAAGTCCTCTTCCATCACGAAGTCACAAATCAGATGCTCTGGAATCAGTTCTAG
- a CDS encoding transposase codes for MEQVPRQQYTKEFREQAVRLVLEQPLTIPEAARRLSMSGRTLEGWVCRARQGQLATLGESRRPVTELEAEVSRLKRDLAEARMERDILKKATAYVAKAQLPGTRS; via the coding sequence ATGGAACAGGTGCCGCGACAGCAGTATACAAAGGAATTCAGGGAGCAGGCAGTGCGGCTGGTCCTGGAACAGCCGTTGACGATTCCGGAGGCCGCCAGACGCCTGAGCATGTCGGGCAGGACGCTCGAGGGCTGGGTGTGTCGAGCTCGGCAGGGCCAGCTCGCGACGCTGGGCGAGAGCCGACGGCCCGTGACGGAGCTGGAGGCCGAGGTGTCTCGGCTCAAGCGCGATCTCGCTGAAGCGCGGATGGAGCGGGACATCCTAAAAAAAGCCACCGCGTACGTTGCGAAGGCGCAGCTGCCCGGTACGCGCTCATGA
- a CDS encoding type II toxin-antitoxin system HicB family antitoxin, producing the protein MKYRIALHKSEEGFAVSVPGLPGCWSQGETEQEAIQNIQDAIREYLAAVEDEIKGQDVREIEVAV; encoded by the coding sequence ATGAAATATCGAATTGCTTTACACAAATCAGAAGAAGGATTCGCCGTCTCTGTTCCTGGCCTTCCCGGCTGTTGGTCACAGGGCGAGACCGAGCAAGAAGCCATTCAAAATATCCAGGATGCCATCCGCGAGTACTTGGCCGCCGTCGAAGACGAAATCAAGGGACAAGACGTGCGTGAGATAGAAGTCGCGGTGTAG
- a CDS encoding type II toxin-antitoxin system HicA family toxin codes for MTPSALEKAGFRVVRQSKHLVMSNGQRILTIPRHNPVNAITMGGIIRDAGLTIDESRALL; via the coding sequence TTGACGCCAAGCGCGCTCGAGAAAGCCGGCTTTCGGGTCGTCCGTCAGAGCAAGCACCTGGTGATGAGCAATGGCCAGCGAATTCTCACTATCCCTCGGCACAATCCTGTCAACGCCATTACAATGGGCGGCATTATTCGTGATGCTGGTCTGACCATTGATGAGTCCAGGGCCTTGCTATAA